A window of Deltaproteobacteria bacterium genomic DNA:
GGTGAATTATGGGAGTTTCGATATTCATCAAAATACCTATACAAAAAAAAAGAAAGTTACTAAAAAGAATGCTAGACTTAGCAAGGCATATAGCGTGTGTCGCAATGCTAGCATTTTCCGATGCACACTTATACTACGATGTGAAAAAATATTGTCCATAGCATGAGCAAACCTTTAGAACTTAAACCTCTATTCGACTCGCTGGAGTTTATTAGCAAACAGGATTTTTCGTCCATCGGACTAACCGCAAAGCAAACGAGCGACTGCGAAATTACGGCGCAGTTTTTAAAAAGTTACATCGGCAGCGCTGGAACATTTAACTCATATAGGCGAGAGGTGGAGCGGCTGCTACACTGGACATGGAAGGTTGCTCACAAAACAATTCCTAACTTAAAGCGAGACGACATCGAGAACTTCGCAAAATTTTGCCTAAAACCACCACACTCCTGGATAGGATTAAAAAAACCTGCTCGGTTTATTAGCAGGGAAGGCAGGAGAATCCCAAATCTGGAGTGGCGCCCCTTTGTCGCAACTATTTCAAAGAAGCAACATAAAGAAGGAAGGCGGCCAGAAAAAGGGAATTTTAAGCTTTCTAACGGCGCGATCAAGGAGATGCTAGCAATACTTAGCAGTTACTTTAACTACCTCCTGCAGGAAGATTACGTTGCCGTAAATCCAGTGGCTCTAATTAGGCAAAAGAGCAAATTCGTCCAAAGAAGGCAGGGTGTGCCGCAAATTCGCCGCTTGACACAAGAGCAATGGCTATCTGTAATTGAGGTCGCAGAAGAACTAGCTAGAGACGACCCTGCTAAACACGAAAGAACGATGTTTATAATGTCGGCGCTGTATTCCATGTACCTTCGCATTTCGGAGTTATGCGCATCGAGCCGCTGGACTCCGCTAA
This region includes:
- a CDS encoding tyrosine-type recombinase/integrase, giving the protein MSKPLELKPLFDSLEFISKQDFSSIGLTAKQTSDCEITAQFLKSYIGSAGTFNSYRREVERLLHWTWKVAHKTIPNLKRDDIENFAKFCLKPPHSWIGLKKPARFISREGRRIPNLEWRPFVATISKKQHKEGRRPEKGNFKLSNGAIKEMLAILSSYFNYLLQEDYVAVNPVALIRQKSKFVQRRQGVPQIRRLTQEQWLSVIEVAEELARDDPAKHERTMFIMSALYSMYLRISELCASSRWTPLMSHFRKDHDCLWWFVTVGKGNKERQIAVSDAMLKALRRWRKFLGLSALPSPSDDSPLLPRNRGDGPISSTTYLREIVQLCFDRAVAKLKENDKFDEADALMEATVHWLRHTGISDDVKIRPREHVRDDAGHSSSAITDKYIDIELRERHKSAKQKPIASRPLS